In the Aneurinibacillus soli genome, one interval contains:
- a CDS encoding helix-turn-helix transcriptional regulator, with product MQLTHTDYINVLSAVEELASKQMSTDIDSYRREVLSVLSEILGFNRSLFWLVDDQQHLVDPILLNIDKKSLEEYNHYFYQLDILGPFYRRNKQQIQQIEDVTSFNEYLHSEYYHSFMKKYAFLDEMGIYLKYDGALIGVIGLLRDQDEEKFTEKDKVKLNFLFKQIEIGFNLKSIYPGNRTMINSPLTSREKELVAYLEMGMTNKEIAKKLYVSDHTVKKHLHNLYRKYEVSNRTELLYKIPRTLL from the coding sequence ATGCAGTTAACGCATACGGATTATATCAACGTCCTATCTGCCGTAGAAGAATTAGCAAGTAAACAAATGAGTACAGACATAGATAGCTATCGTCGGGAAGTTCTTTCTGTTCTCAGTGAAATATTAGGATTTAATCGATCTTTGTTTTGGTTGGTGGACGACCAGCAACATTTGGTAGATCCTATTTTATTAAATATTGATAAGAAGTCGTTGGAGGAATATAATCATTATTTCTATCAATTAGATATACTTGGTCCATTTTATAGGAGAAATAAGCAGCAGATTCAACAGATTGAGGATGTCACTTCATTTAACGAGTATTTACACTCTGAGTATTATCATTCTTTCATGAAAAAGTATGCTTTTTTAGATGAGATGGGAATCTATCTAAAATATGACGGGGCACTCATCGGAGTGATTGGGTTATTACGTGATCAAGATGAAGAAAAATTCACCGAAAAAGATAAAGTTAAACTAAATTTTTTATTTAAACAAATTGAAATCGGTTTCAACTTAAAAAGTATCTATCCGGGCAATAGAACAATGATCAATTCTCCACTAACGTCCAGAGAAAAAGAACTAGTGGCTTATCTGGAAATGGGAATGACTAATAAAGAGATTGCTAAAAAGCTATATGTAAGTGATCATACCGTCAAAAAGCATTTGCACAACTTATATCGAAAGTATGAAGTTAGTAACCGAACAGAGTTATTATATAAAATTCCACGGACATTACTATGA
- a CDS encoding amidase codes for MNIVEFSTYDGLGLAELVKSKQVTPEELVQLSVKAIKELNPDLNAVVSILEEEAISEIEEGLPEGPFQGVPFVIKELVLHAKNIPFSAGSRLAEGSVLPVDSELMKRFRKAGFVTVGTTTTPEFGYNAATEAVLYGPTRNPWNVNHSPGGSSGGSAAAIASGMVPVGHANDGGGSIRIPASCSGLVGLKPTRGRIPAGPYNSEPLNGIAIEFALTKTVRDTAYLLDAVSGPDIGCYGWPESPSEEYKKIIERPVKPLKIAWTGRPASGVPVDEECLMALHETVQLCEDLGHIVVEDRPEYEVEPFSLATLQIWTANIYKMINGVAKASGKTPSDKNIESAIWQCYLYGKEMKASELLDAIEINATVSRQVGQFFSDYDVLLSPTMAALPAKIGFLNANNPSIDAKQWTEQIFTYAPFTNLFNATGQPSISLPLKWSAAGLPIGMQFTGRFADEATLLQLATQLEKAHQWKDKKPAIHASKLAKPTI; via the coding sequence GTGAATATAGTGGAATTCTCTACTTATGACGGTCTAGGGCTGGCTGAGCTTGTAAAAAGCAAACAGGTCACACCAGAAGAGCTTGTTCAACTTTCTGTTAAAGCCATTAAGGAATTAAATCCAGACTTAAATGCTGTTGTCTCGATTCTGGAGGAAGAAGCTATAAGTGAAATTGAAGAAGGTTTACCTGAAGGTCCTTTTCAAGGAGTACCCTTTGTAATCAAAGAACTCGTTCTTCATGCCAAAAACATCCCATTCAGCGCAGGAAGCCGATTGGCAGAAGGCTCAGTACTTCCGGTTGATAGTGAATTAATGAAAAGGTTTAGAAAAGCGGGGTTTGTAACAGTTGGAACGACTACTACGCCAGAGTTTGGATATAACGCAGCTACAGAAGCTGTTCTTTATGGACCGACACGAAATCCGTGGAATGTAAATCATAGCCCAGGTGGATCAAGTGGTGGCTCTGCGGCAGCGATTGCTTCGGGTATGGTACCTGTAGGGCATGCTAATGATGGGGGAGGGTCAATCAGAATTCCAGCCTCGTGCAGCGGTTTAGTAGGCCTAAAACCAACTCGGGGTAGAATACCGGCCGGACCGTATAATAGTGAGCCGTTAAACGGGATTGCCATTGAATTCGCCTTAACGAAAACAGTAAGAGACACAGCCTATCTCCTCGATGCTGTAAGTGGTCCAGATATCGGCTGCTATGGATGGCCCGAATCTCCTTCTGAAGAATACAAAAAGATCATCGAAAGACCCGTCAAACCATTAAAGATCGCGTGGACCGGACGTCCAGCTTCTGGTGTTCCTGTAGATGAAGAATGCTTAATGGCATTACATGAAACGGTTCAGTTATGCGAGGATTTGGGACATATAGTTGTGGAAGATCGTCCTGAATATGAAGTGGAACCTTTTAGTTTAGCGACTTTACAGATTTGGACAGCAAACATTTATAAGATGATCAATGGAGTGGCTAAAGCTTCGGGTAAAACACCAAGTGATAAAAATATCGAATCTGCTATTTGGCAGTGTTATTTATATGGAAAAGAAATGAAAGCATCTGAGCTTTTGGATGCTATCGAAATTAATGCTACTGTTTCAAGACAAGTTGGTCAATTTTTCTCGGATTATGATGTGTTATTATCCCCGACTATGGCTGCATTACCAGCTAAAATAGGGTTTTTAAATGCAAACAATCCATCCATTGATGCCAAGCAATGGACAGAACAAATTTTTACTTATGCGCCATTCACAAATTTATTTAATGCAACTGGACAGCCATCTATTTCACTTCCTTTAAAATGGAGTGCTGCTGGGTTGCCGATTGGTATGCAATTCACGGGCAGATTCGCTGACGAAGCTACTTTGCTTCAACTGGCCACACAACTAGAAAAGGCTCATCAGTGGAAAGACAAAAAGCCAGCGATTCATGCATCAAAATTAGCCAAACCTACAATCTAA
- a CDS encoding lipase family protein has product MEKETKQSTLFRLHSAWNHLTSTEKQQLVLGLNFKQPGVPQSYDHTNPYAEILEEDSISETSFGLDVYNGVKVKLRYQYFYYYPNIQWNLESTPDTDNYWIGLYKKGAKNTDYLAYHYIGKSTSGNHSFSYFKSEVAGNGTSEEYELRIFKNGYSQKTATSNIMYGRSYSVSTKDPVVSSLPQHQVNTETTRDPFIEAMLATADGNAPLFKSKHPNHATQEVTNCWDSLSYEEQQLVYPRLRHDLISDCKADDADNSRPEPKVLFPELGEQLVGDEDNKISLTLTLRESYTYIYPNISVETTAGGYFGWCGLYKTREDFKFDANSPISWKWCGDNQTGTAELGYIMDHLQGKIVQEYVGVVFTKKYRTDSYHQIGIAATSIGASITVSEAPLKPTRKIEFDRNTALRCAELSNLAYKTYSNIKSKLPEYNLQPELEISNYSSNTYGFIASNSEEVVIAIRGSDSFDNWLKNFYFNLTPVNLHNKTIYAHQGFVTSLNSVYNTIVAHVKPILGKKRLLITGHSRGGAVASLIAYGLAGEFPANYRQLFTFGCPPVGDMDFAESWLGSNSFVITNPGDPIADGNVLKIGSYVNLYLPATQYYLPENVGIEGHRITQYIAQLTRLPQEALLI; this is encoded by the coding sequence ATGGAGAAAGAAACAAAGCAATCTACCCTATTTCGCCTTCACTCAGCATGGAATCATCTTACAAGCACAGAGAAACAACAACTAGTACTTGGGCTCAATTTTAAGCAGCCTGGCGTTCCGCAATCTTATGACCACACAAATCCCTATGCTGAAATACTAGAAGAAGACAGCATCTCTGAAACTTCTTTTGGTCTAGATGTATATAATGGCGTTAAAGTTAAACTTCGCTATCAATATTTTTACTACTATCCAAACATCCAGTGGAACCTGGAAAGCACTCCAGATACAGATAATTACTGGATTGGTTTGTACAAAAAGGGTGCAAAAAATACCGATTATTTAGCATATCATTATATTGGTAAATCTACCTCTGGGAATCATTCCTTCAGCTATTTTAAAAGCGAAGTGGCTGGAAATGGAACAAGTGAAGAATACGAACTTCGTATTTTTAAAAACGGCTATAGTCAAAAAACCGCTACCTCTAACATAATGTATGGACGTTCTTATTCTGTCTCTACAAAAGATCCTGTTGTCTCTTCGTTGCCTCAACATCAGGTAAATACAGAGACAACTAGAGATCCCTTTATAGAAGCTATGCTGGCTACAGCAGATGGAAATGCCCCGCTCTTTAAGAGTAAGCATCCTAATCATGCAACTCAAGAAGTTACAAATTGCTGGGACTCCCTTAGTTACGAGGAACAACAATTGGTATACCCTCGCTTACGACACGATCTTATCTCTGATTGTAAGGCCGATGATGCAGATAATTCCAGGCCAGAGCCGAAAGTTCTTTTCCCTGAATTAGGTGAACAACTTGTAGGCGATGAAGACAATAAAATCTCTCTTACTTTAACACTCAGGGAAAGCTACACATACATTTATCCGAATATTTCTGTGGAAACCACTGCCGGGGGATATTTTGGCTGGTGCGGCCTTTATAAAACACGTGAGGATTTCAAATTCGATGCCAATTCGCCTATCTCCTGGAAATGGTGTGGAGATAACCAAACAGGAACTGCCGAACTTGGATATATTATGGATCACTTACAAGGAAAAATAGTCCAAGAATATGTTGGGGTAGTTTTCACTAAAAAGTATAGAACTGATTCATATCACCAAATCGGTATAGCTGCCACCTCTATCGGTGCAAGCATAACTGTATCAGAAGCCCCTCTTAAGCCAACTCGTAAAATTGAATTTGATAGAAATACAGCTTTACGATGCGCTGAATTATCAAATCTAGCATATAAAACATATAGTAACATTAAGAGTAAATTACCAGAATATAACCTACAACCAGAATTAGAAATCTCCAACTATTCTAGTAATACGTACGGCTTCATTGCAAGTAACTCGGAAGAAGTCGTAATAGCTATACGTGGTTCAGACAGCTTTGACAACTGGTTAAAAAACTTTTACTTTAACTTAACGCCTGTAAATTTACACAATAAAACCATCTACGCACATCAAGGATTTGTGACTTCCCTAAACTCCGTTTATAATACTATTGTAGCTCACGTAAAACCCATTCTAGGAAAAAAACGCCTACTTATTACAGGCCATAGCCGGGGCGGAGCAGTAGCATCCTTAATTGCTTATGGTCTAGCTGGTGAATTCCCTGCAAATTATCGCCAATTATTTACTTTCGGTTGTCCACCAGTTGGTGACATGGACTTTGCTGAATCTTGGCTTGGCAGCAACTCTTTCGTTATTACAAATCCAGGGGACCCTATAGCAGACGGAAATGTTCTAAAGATTGGTTCATACGTAAATCTCTACCTCCCTGCTACACAATATTATTTACCAGAAAATGTGGGGATCGAGGGACATCGCATCACCCAGTATATTGCTCAATTAACCAGACTTCCACAGGAAGCTCTTCTAATTTAA
- a CDS encoding MAC/perforin domain-containing protein has product MKVKSTVKLGTATNLLMGLNPYWRFGSEAEDALFRPDNKPLVELEIEINPVELTWSYPEVSLHDSVESLLDEVYPFSIENPSDGTKAPILPSGPLLIGDKDKDSAMKELSTMLGIDLSNPDYGYALVQLRRTVGTAEHPCVEQGIRINPNPARIPVTFGVDEAFRKKLTMLRPCSDRAGQFSPDNITKDIALDYLDFYQKYGTHFVSRVTTGDIIFQIFAYPSYRFQKVKKAYEKTSQPISGPDAISFRYFTTNATTGTYGYVKEYSRILSFSGDKMLKQSIEAGEWQEANWAETTSIFAPFQEDTLVSLDRLDEECTQTVVTGIELTSLSLFAEHNRTKAWTRIFKSAIVQKYKGRIPVDFVPYCTCDMKTKLPQGDIPGFISTIATPTINVYKPTLDLSQMQFVAKEVVKTGTFFANILHCSEENTIHLPGTDVAMTAQVIDMAHAHSLPILALDDTAFASFMLSCRRFLGAMMVRNETDTKHYTIVDGLTYVLCDGLHHRYSVTVETDIRTVPHADLLARFASSIEFSYVFAQSLLNGATATKQVREFAKNALLWLSEVIPEDTTELELAELRVRALDLAKTASDPIPGAFVPLLPYSDYEKQVHAILDFVKEINEQMQINQEEIERRKQSELIIDVAKKMNENIIQSGELLAKVIEASAAQQSDLAAYYGSIVAQKKTEYERQQQKMDELEIAVQQQQSEVREAVENYKQALKDWQTREWIKFGLDIATNLFDAGTTVLIPAKSITSVKELGLTVQRMKKVLGVLNSTFKLYTSANTSVESIKNAQASLDGVDEMDTMANLAWDEMSQHMKAILATAPSDPEVNRCKARLDEAFGILVLRGKALASTKSSARDLARDIYIQQKQQIINEAQRKRLSDLQGYLKPEKIGDLQLNKIDLIGLTGHLTSIQNQMMGILAEAFLLQDQALQYQFLQPATNIDTFDLPGFRSALARQETNKIKAKTLLNQYQTTTTTPIDVEIHGVVTDQLIGGNVFQVAIQPDALEFLKYVQLRVVAVTAKIDGIASTDSGSYLINLACQGAPFYDRDAERNARMFTTLRRERTYEYEVGTNQPKFIDEGMSWSEDVNPITPFTIWEMSLPNTKCNQGIRFKDHTVTITLSFTLKARIKDAPARRLLMAAAGAPSAPDIVARMYQQGSSLNNWDVVFNMTLDKINDTLQKQYIEYKNNDTQFGGKISADIKTQIRKNKYAIKKIDMEYGYPSVTFLPNNNQHVQLEMQITGGTLTECEQKEGEQPECDPTVSIKKGILQAVVPIEKIKGVVEGQSNDVYSVALNLEQGSFSAKGIELSDEESLDMSDGELVAFNEGVKAYFETHKISYIINSLDLSNITTLEDLRPHEFYFKTLKTQSGNEILQLFIQTANRTAFDYSQTFLNKLPEPIPQGAECSLLVNSRIFFDKIIPASMDKGGWNIKGSNPNDPDKAWYSYFTEGLINGNIDLSRLDNRKTYTAYGSSKDIDKKYWIPGGNNVAWSISGMTIIPSPEGRLKLGYSQKQTQSFTEKVCERVSIGDWHCTENSLSTDFNMSISATLPLSIGGTGRDQKIQIRVSNQSIDVDGRTSGGGPCGSDDLQAQVNQALKDQIPGQVADKINVDFEPVSVFALKNLLFPSKNYINLTEVYAPGDLVIFGNFTSES; this is encoded by the coding sequence ATGAAGGTAAAGAGTACAGTAAAACTTGGAACTGCTACAAACTTACTGATGGGCTTAAATCCCTACTGGCGTTTCGGTAGTGAAGCAGAAGATGCATTGTTTCGTCCGGATAACAAGCCGTTAGTCGAGCTCGAAATTGAAATCAATCCGGTGGAATTAACCTGGAGTTATCCAGAAGTTTCGCTCCATGATTCAGTAGAAAGCTTGCTGGATGAGGTATATCCATTCTCGATTGAAAATCCATCCGATGGAACGAAAGCGCCGATCCTTCCGTCCGGTCCGTTGCTGATTGGAGACAAAGATAAAGATAGCGCGATGAAAGAATTGTCGACGATGCTTGGGATCGATCTGAGCAACCCGGATTACGGCTATGCACTTGTGCAGCTTCGGCGCACAGTCGGTACAGCTGAACATCCATGCGTAGAACAAGGAATACGAATCAACCCGAATCCCGCGAGAATCCCGGTAACGTTTGGGGTTGATGAAGCCTTCAGAAAAAAACTAACCATGCTTCGTCCGTGCAGCGATCGTGCAGGACAATTCAGTCCAGACAACATCACAAAAGACATTGCGCTTGATTATCTGGATTTCTATCAAAAATACGGCACACATTTTGTATCGCGAGTAACAACAGGGGATATTATTTTTCAAATATTCGCATATCCATCGTATCGTTTTCAAAAGGTAAAAAAAGCGTACGAAAAAACAAGCCAGCCGATTAGCGGACCTGACGCTATCTCATTTCGTTATTTTACGACGAATGCTACTACAGGAACGTATGGGTATGTCAAAGAATACAGCCGCATTCTTTCATTTAGTGGTGATAAGATGCTTAAACAATCCATCGAAGCGGGGGAGTGGCAGGAAGCGAACTGGGCAGAAACCACCTCAATTTTTGCTCCTTTTCAAGAGGATACGCTGGTATCATTGGACAGGCTCGATGAAGAGTGCACGCAAACGGTCGTCACGGGAATTGAACTTACGTCATTAAGCTTATTCGCTGAACATAACCGCACAAAAGCGTGGACAAGAATTTTCAAATCAGCCATCGTCCAAAAATACAAAGGACGGATTCCCGTCGATTTTGTACCGTACTGCACATGCGATATGAAAACAAAACTTCCGCAGGGGGACATTCCTGGTTTCATCTCTACAATAGCAACACCGACGATCAATGTATACAAACCAACGCTAGACTTATCACAGATGCAATTTGTTGCCAAAGAAGTAGTGAAAACAGGAACCTTTTTCGCCAACATTCTTCATTGCTCTGAGGAAAATACCATTCATCTTCCGGGTACGGATGTCGCCATGACAGCGCAGGTGATCGATATGGCACATGCGCACTCACTGCCGATCCTTGCTCTAGATGATACAGCTTTTGCTTCTTTTATGTTGTCCTGCCGCCGATTCCTTGGCGCAATGATGGTGCGTAATGAAACGGACACCAAACATTATACGATTGTCGATGGCCTTACGTACGTTCTGTGTGATGGATTACATCACCGCTACAGTGTGACCGTCGAGACAGACATACGTACGGTACCACACGCAGACTTGCTTGCACGTTTTGCAAGTAGTATCGAATTTTCTTATGTTTTTGCCCAATCCTTGCTGAATGGAGCAACAGCGACTAAGCAAGTACGCGAATTTGCAAAAAACGCGTTGCTTTGGCTCAGTGAAGTGATTCCGGAAGATACGACAGAGCTTGAGCTAGCAGAGCTGCGCGTGCGTGCACTCGATCTAGCGAAAACGGCGTCTGATCCGATTCCAGGTGCATTCGTTCCGCTGCTGCCTTACAGCGATTATGAGAAACAGGTGCATGCGATTCTTGATTTTGTGAAAGAAATCAACGAACAAATGCAGATAAACCAAGAAGAGATCGAAAGACGAAAACAAAGCGAGCTTATCATTGATGTTGCCAAAAAAATGAATGAAAATATCATTCAATCGGGTGAGTTGTTGGCAAAAGTGATTGAAGCGAGTGCCGCACAGCAAAGCGATCTCGCCGCGTACTACGGCTCGATTGTTGCGCAAAAAAAGACGGAATACGAACGCCAGCAACAAAAAATGGATGAGCTTGAAATTGCCGTGCAGCAGCAGCAAAGCGAAGTGCGGGAAGCAGTGGAGAACTATAAGCAGGCACTTAAAGATTGGCAAACACGAGAATGGATCAAATTTGGACTCGACATTGCGACCAATTTGTTTGATGCAGGAACGACCGTACTCATTCCTGCAAAATCCATTACGTCTGTGAAAGAACTCGGGTTAACGGTACAAAGAATGAAAAAGGTGCTGGGTGTGCTTAATTCTACATTTAAATTATACACATCGGCTAACACGAGCGTCGAATCGATCAAAAATGCACAAGCATCCCTTGACGGCGTAGACGAGATGGATACAATGGCAAATCTGGCGTGGGATGAGATGAGCCAGCACATGAAAGCCATTCTGGCAACCGCTCCATCTGACCCTGAAGTGAACCGCTGCAAAGCTCGTCTTGATGAAGCGTTTGGTATTCTTGTCCTGCGAGGCAAGGCATTAGCTAGCACCAAATCGTCTGCTCGTGATCTTGCCCGCGATATATACATCCAGCAAAAACAGCAGATCATCAATGAAGCGCAGCGCAAGCGCTTAAGCGATCTGCAAGGCTATTTAAAACCGGAAAAAATTGGTGACTTACAGCTCAATAAGATTGACTTAATCGGTTTGACCGGTCATCTGACGTCTATTCAGAATCAGATGATGGGGATTTTAGCTGAAGCGTTTCTCCTGCAAGATCAAGCACTGCAATATCAATTCCTGCAACCGGCTACAAACATCGATACGTTCGACTTGCCCGGATTTAGAAGTGCATTAGCGCGGCAGGAAACAAACAAAATTAAAGCGAAAACATTGTTAAATCAATACCAAACGACCACAACGACACCGATTGACGTTGAGATTCACGGAGTAGTTACCGATCAGCTGATAGGTGGAAATGTGTTTCAAGTGGCGATCCAGCCGGATGCTTTGGAATTTTTAAAATATGTTCAGCTAAGAGTTGTCGCGGTGACAGCGAAAATTGATGGAATCGCTTCTACAGACAGCGGCAGCTATCTCATCAATCTTGCATGCCAGGGCGCACCTTTTTATGATCGAGATGCAGAAAGAAATGCACGGATGTTCACAACCCTGCGTCGAGAGCGAACATATGAGTATGAGGTTGGAACAAACCAGCCCAAGTTTATTGACGAAGGCATGTCATGGTCAGAAGATGTAAACCCCATTACCCCGTTTACGATATGGGAGATGAGTCTACCGAATACGAAGTGTAATCAAGGCATTCGATTCAAAGATCACACGGTCACGATTACACTGTCGTTTACGCTCAAGGCAAGAATAAAAGATGCGCCGGCGCGTCGGCTATTGATGGCGGCAGCAGGTGCACCGTCTGCTCCGGATATTGTCGCAAGAATGTACCAGCAAGGATCTTCATTAAACAATTGGGATGTCGTATTCAATATGACACTCGATAAAATCAATGATACGTTGCAGAAGCAATATATTGAATATAAAAATAACGATACACAATTCGGCGGAAAAATTAGCGCAGACATCAAAACACAGATTAGAAAAAATAAGTATGCGATCAAAAAAATAGACATGGAATACGGGTATCCAAGCGTAACATTCCTCCCGAACAATAATCAGCATGTTCAATTAGAAATGCAAATTACCGGGGGAACGTTGACGGAATGCGAGCAAAAAGAGGGCGAGCAGCCTGAATGTGATCCGACTGTATCTATAAAAAAAGGAATCTTACAGGCGGTTGTACCTATTGAGAAAATCAAAGGTGTGGTCGAGGGACAAAGTAACGACGTCTATAGCGTTGCTCTTAACTTGGAGCAAGGAAGTTTTTCCGCCAAAGGCATTGAGCTTAGTGATGAAGAATCGCTGGATATGAGTGACGGAGAACTTGTTGCGTTCAATGAAGGGGTCAAAGCTTACTTTGAAACTCATAAAATTTCCTATATTATTAACTCGCTCGATTTGTCAAACATCACAACGTTGGAAGATTTGCGGCCACATGAATTCTATTTCAAAACATTAAAAACACAGAGTGGAAATGAAATCTTGCAGTTGTTTATTCAAACCGCGAACCGTACCGCTTTCGATTATAGTCAAACGTTCCTTAATAAGCTGCCAGAGCCAATTCCGCAAGGTGCGGAGTGCAGTCTGCTTGTGAATAGCAGGATATTTTTTGATAAGATCATTCCTGCCAGCATGGATAAAGGGGGATGGAACATCAAGGGTTCGAATCCAAATGATCCAGATAAAGCATGGTACAGCTACTTTACAGAGGGATTGATAAATGGAAATATTGATTTAAGCAGGTTGGATAATAGAAAAACTTATACCGCGTATGGGTCGTCGAAGGATATTGATAAGAAGTATTGGATTCCTGGTGGTAACAATGTCGCCTGGTCAATCAGCGGAATGACGATAATCCCATCACCAGAGGGAAGACTGAAACTTGGGTATTCTCAGAAACAAACGCAATCATTTACTGAAAAAGTTTGCGAGCGGGTGTCTATCGGGGATTGGCATTGTACAGAAAATTCATTGAGTACCGATTTCAACATGAGTATTTCTGCTACTTTACCTCTTAGCATAGGAGGCACAGGAAGAGATCAAAAAATACAAATTCGTGTTTCCAATCAATCCATTGACGTTGATGGAAGAACGTCGGGGGGTGGACCATGCGGCTCTGATGACTTGCAGGCACAAGTCAATCAAGCTCTAAAGGATCAAATCCCAGGACAGGTTGCTGACAAGATTAATGTCGATTTTGAACCCGTTTCTGTGTTTGCGTTGAAGAATTTGCTTTTCCCAAGTAAGAATTATATTAATCTAACAGAGGTATATGCACCTGGTGATTTAGTTATTTTTGGTAATTTCACAAGCGAATCGTAA
- a CDS encoding MFS transporter, whose product MEHSIPGKTNLFQNRFVQTIMLSGILLQVGIWVRNFSVLLFVMDKTGNNPLAVSLISVAEFAPIFLFSFIGGTYADRWPPKRTMVWCDIVSALSVFAVLLTLVFGTWQSVFFVTLVSAILSQFSQPSAMKLFKVHVAPEQLQAGMAMFQSLMAIFMVIGPIVGTFVYQTFGIQIAVGVTGVSFLLSAAVLRLLPPDQVEEKTGEENVWQEMVDGFRYVLRTPVLKSLSGAFLFAGLAVGILQPLTVFIVMERLGLPKESVQWLLMVNGLAMLIGGGLVMGLAKKVSPQKLLAMGMLVSAISACGIGLSTDMKLTLVLEFFNGLFFPCIHIGVSTLILQASEEAYIGRVNGVLTPMFMGMMVVTMSAAGWLKKTITLVGAYEAAGVLFLLGMLTVVPLFRMHVGGSANQCNDSSD is encoded by the coding sequence ATGGAACATTCGATACCTGGGAAGACAAATTTGTTTCAAAATCGATTTGTACAGACGATTATGCTATCTGGAATTTTGCTGCAAGTCGGCATCTGGGTACGCAATTTTTCTGTTTTGTTATTTGTAATGGATAAAACGGGCAACAATCCATTAGCCGTTTCGCTCATTTCGGTCGCAGAGTTTGCGCCGATTTTTCTATTTTCCTTTATCGGCGGCACGTACGCGGATCGCTGGCCGCCGAAGCGGACGATGGTATGGTGCGACATCGTAAGCGCACTATCGGTATTCGCTGTATTATTGACACTTGTATTCGGTACATGGCAGTCTGTTTTTTTTGTTACGCTTGTATCGGCGATTTTATCGCAGTTTTCCCAACCGTCTGCCATGAAATTGTTTAAAGTTCACGTTGCCCCTGAACAACTACAGGCTGGTATGGCCATGTTTCAATCACTAATGGCCATCTTCATGGTAATTGGCCCGATAGTAGGAACGTTTGTGTATCAAACGTTTGGGATTCAGATTGCGGTTGGAGTGACGGGTGTCTCGTTTTTATTATCAGCAGCCGTGCTGCGACTGCTTCCGCCTGACCAAGTGGAGGAGAAAACAGGCGAAGAAAATGTGTGGCAGGAGATGGTAGATGGATTTCGTTATGTACTACGGACCCCTGTATTAAAGTCGCTCAGTGGGGCTTTCTTGTTCGCCGGGCTTGCTGTTGGAATTTTACAGCCGCTCACCGTCTTTATTGTAATGGAACGGCTCGGTCTTCCGAAAGAAAGTGTCCAATGGCTTCTAATGGTGAACGGTCTCGCGATGCTCATCGGTGGTGGCTTGGTCATGGGGCTTGCTAAAAAAGTTTCTCCACAAAAATTGCTGGCGATGGGGATGCTTGTGAGTGCGATTTCTGCTTGCGGCATCGGACTGTCAACTGATATGAAACTGACGCTTGTACTGGAATTTTTTAATGGCTTATTCTTCCCTTGTATTCATATCGGGGTAAGCACGCTCATTTTACAAGCGTCTGAAGAAGCATACATCGGACGTGTGAACGGTGTGCTTACTCCGATGTTTATGGGCATGATGGTTGTGACGATGAGTGCGGCTGGCTGGCTGAAAAAAACGATTACACTTGTCGGTGCATATGAAGCAGCAGGTGTATTATTTTTACTTGGCATGTTAACGGTCGTGCCGCTGTTTCGTATGCATGTAGGAGGATCTGCGAATCAATGTAATGACAGCAGCGACTAG